In a single window of the Flavobacterium ammoniigenes genome:
- the glmS gene encoding glutamine--fructose-6-phosphate transaminase (isomerizing) encodes MCGIVGYIGYREAYPIVIKGLKRLEYRGYDSAGVMLYDGENLKLSKTKGKVSDLEAKAATEITTNGTIGMGHTRWATHGVPNDVNSHPHLSNSGDLAIIHNGIIENYAPLKEELIKRGYVFHSDTDSEVLVNLIEEIQLKENLKLGKAVQVALNQVVGAYAIAVFDKKTPNEIVAARLGSPLAIGVGEGEYFIASDASPFIEYTSNAVYLEDGEMANIRLHKPMKVRKIKDDSIVDPYIQELQMNLEQIEKGGYDHFMLKEIYEQPNVIKDTYRGRLHANEGLIQMAGVEDNLEKFLNADRIIIIACGTSWHAGLVAEYVFEEFTRIPVEVEYASEFRYRNPIIGKKDVVIAISQSGETADTMAAIKLAKENGAFVFGVCNVVGSSISRESHAGAYTHAGPEIGVASTKAFTTQITVLTMIALRLAKAKGTLSKSDFHHYLQELEIIPEKVKEALQTNDRTKEIAETFKDAHNCLYLGRGYNFPVALEGALKLKEISYIHAEGYPAAEMKHGPIALIDEQMPVVVIAPKQGHYDKIVSNIQEIKSRSGRIIAVVTKGDTQVRELADYVIEIPETSDALSPLITTIPLQLLSYHIAVMRGCNVDQPRNLAKSVTVE; translated from the coding sequence ATGTGTGGAATAGTTGGATACATTGGTTATAGAGAAGCTTATCCTATAGTAATTAAAGGATTAAAAAGATTAGAATACCGCGGTTATGATAGTGCAGGTGTCATGTTATATGATGGTGAAAACTTGAAATTATCCAAGACCAAAGGAAAAGTTTCCGATCTTGAAGCAAAAGCAGCTACTGAAATCACTACCAATGGCACTATTGGAATGGGTCATACACGATGGGCAACACATGGTGTGCCAAATGATGTAAACTCTCATCCGCATCTTTCTAATTCAGGGGACTTAGCTATTATTCATAACGGAATTATAGAAAATTATGCGCCATTAAAAGAAGAGTTGATCAAAAGAGGATACGTTTTCCATTCAGATACAGATTCAGAAGTATTGGTTAATTTGATCGAAGAAATTCAACTAAAAGAAAATTTAAAATTAGGAAAAGCAGTTCAGGTAGCCTTAAACCAAGTAGTTGGGGCCTATGCTATTGCTGTTTTTGACAAAAAAACCCCAAATGAAATTGTTGCCGCACGTTTAGGAAGTCCTTTGGCAATTGGTGTGGGCGAAGGAGAATATTTTATTGCTTCGGATGCATCGCCTTTTATTGAGTATACTTCCAATGCGGTTTATTTAGAAGATGGAGAAATGGCGAACATCAGGTTGCACAAACCGATGAAAGTTCGTAAAATCAAAGATGACTCTATCGTGGATCCTTATATTCAAGAACTTCAAATGAATTTGGAGCAAATAGAAAAAGGAGGGTACGACCATTTCATGTTGAAAGAAATTTACGAACAACCGAATGTAATTAAAGATACGTACAGAGGAAGGCTTCACGCCAATGAAGGATTAATTCAAATGGCTGGTGTTGAAGATAATTTGGAAAAATTTCTGAATGCGGATCGAATTATCATTATAGCTTGTGGAACGTCGTGGCACGCAGGTTTAGTAGCTGAATATGTTTTTGAAGAATTTACAAGAATTCCAGTTGAGGTAGAATACGCTTCTGAATTTAGATATAGAAACCCGATTATCGGTAAAAAAGACGTTGTAATTGCAATCTCTCAATCAGGAGAAACAGCCGATACAATGGCTGCAATAAAATTAGCCAAAGAAAATGGCGCCTTCGTATTTGGCGTATGTAATGTTGTTGGTTCGTCTATATCTAGAGAATCACATGCGGGAGCTTATACTCATGCAGGACCAGAAATTGGTGTAGCTTCAACAAAAGCATTCACAACACAAATTACAGTTTTGACAATGATTGCGTTGCGTTTGGCTAAAGCCAAAGGGACTTTATCTAAATCAGATTTCCATCACTACTTACAAGAATTAGAAATAATTCCTGAGAAAGTGAAAGAAGCGTTACAAACGAATGATAGAACAAAAGAAATTGCGGAAACATTCAAAGACGCACATAATTGTTTGTATTTAGGAAGAGGGTATAATTTCCCGGTTGCTTTAGAAGGAGCATTGAAGTTAAAAGAGATTTCGTACATTCATGCTGAAGGTTATCCTGCAGCCGAAATGAAGCACGGCCCAATCGCTTTGATTGACGAGCAAATGCCTGTAGTAGTTATTGCGCCTAAACAAGGTCATTACGATAAAATTGTAAGTAATATCCAAGAGATTAAATCAAGAAGTGGACGAATAATTGCTGTGGTAACAAAAGGAGATACACAAGTACGTGAACTAGCAGACTATGTAATCGAAATTCCTGAAACATCAGATGCTTTATCGCCATTAATCACAACAATCCCATTACAATTATTATCCTATCATATAGCGGTAATGAGAGGTTGTAATGTGGACCAACCGAGAAATTTGGCTAAATCAGTTACGGTGGAATAA